The Drosophila biarmipes strain raj3 chromosome X, RU_DBia_V1.1, whole genome shotgun sequence genome includes the window agacgtctgcgaaaccgacaactctgagacccactgagccaacgactgttaagaccacagagaagacttctgcaaaaccgacaactctaAAGCCCACTGAGCCCACGACTGcgaagaccacagagaagacgtcGGCAAAACCGACAACACTGAAACCCACTGAGGCTACGACTCTGAAGCCCACTGAAGGAACAACGGCcaaaccgacaactctgaaacccactgagcCAACGACTGTCACgaccacagagaagacgtcggcaaaaccgacaactctgaaacctACCGAGCCCACGACTCTGAAGCCCACTGAAGGAACAACGGCCAAgccgacaactctgaaacccactgagcCAACCACTGAaaagaccacagagaagacgtctgcaaaaccgacaactccGAAACCCACAGAGCCAACGACTGcgaagaccacagagaagacgtctgcgaaaccgacaactctgagacccactgagccaacgactgttaagaccacagagaagacttctgcaaaaccgacaactctaAAGCCCACTGAGCCCACGACTGcgaagaccacagagaagacgtcggcaaaaccgacaactctgaaacccactgagccaacgactgcgaagaccacagagaagactTCTGAAAAACCGACAACTCTAAAACCAACTGAGCCAACGACTGtgaagaccacagagaagacgtcggcaaaaccgacaactctaAAGCCCACAGAGCCCACTACTGcgaagaccacagagaagacttctgcaaaaccgacaactctgaaacccactgagcCTACGACTCGGAAGCCCACTGAAGGAACAACGGCCAAGCCGACAACactgaaacccactgagcCAACCACTGAaaagaccacagagaagacttctgcaaaaccgacaactctgaaacctACCGAGCCCACGACTCTGAAGCCCACGACTCTGAAGCCCACTGAAGGAACAACGGCCAAgccgacaactctgaaacccacAGAGCCCACGACTGtgaagaccacagagaagacttctgcaaaaccgacaactctgaaacctACTGAGCCAACGACAGagaagaccacagagaagacgtctgcgaaaccgacaactctgaaaccaACTGAGCCCACGACTGTGAAGACCACAGAGAAAACGTCTGCAAAACCAacaactctgaaacccactgagccaacgactgtgaagaccacagagaagacgtcggcaaaaccgacaactctgaaacctTCCGAGCCCACGACTCTGAAGCCCACTGAAGGAACAACGGCCAAgccgacaactctgaaacccactgagcCAACCACTGAaaagaccacagagaagacgtctgcaaaaccgacaactccGAAACCCACAGAGCCAACGACTGcgaagaccacagagaagacgtctgcgaaaccgacaactctgagacccactgagccaacgactgttaagaccacagagaagacttctgcaaaaccgacaactctaAAGCCCACTGAGCCCACGACTGcgaagaccacagagaagacgtcGGCAAAACCGACAACACTGAAACCCACTGAGGCTACGACTCTGAAGCCCACTGAAGGAACAACGGCcaaaccgacaactctgaaacccactgagccaacgactgtcaagaccacagagaagacgtcggcaaaaccgacaactctgaaacctACCGAGCCCACGACTCTGAAGCCCACTGAAGGAACAACGGCCAAgccgacaactctgaaacccactgagcCAACCACTGAaaagaccacagagaagacgtctgcaaaaccgacaactccGAAACCCACAGAGCCAACGACTGcgaagaccacagagaagacgtctgcgaaaccgacaactctgagacccactgagccaacgactgttaagaccacagagaagacttctgcaaaaccgacaactctaAAGCCCACTGAGCCCACGACTGcgaagaccacagagaagacgtcGGCAAAACCGACAACACTGAAACCCACTGAGGCTACGACTCTAAAGCCCACTGAAGGAACAACGGCcaaaccgacaactctgaaacccacTATGCCAACGACTGTcaagaccacagagaagacgtcggcaaaaccgacaactctaAAGCCCACAGAGCCCACGACTGcgaagaccacagagaagacttctgcaaaaccgacaactctgaaacccactgagccaacgacagagaagaccacagagaagacgtctgcgaaaccgacaactctgaaaccaACTGAGTCAACGACTGtgaagaccacagagaagacgtcggcaaaaccgacaactccAAAGCCCACAGAGCCCACGACTGcgaagaccacagagaagatgtcggcaaaaccgacaactctgaaacccactgagccaacgactgtgaagaccacagagaggacttctgcaaaaccgacaactctaAAACCAACTAAGCCAACGACTTtgaagaccacagagaagacgtcGGCAAATCCGACAACTCTAAAGCCCACAGAGCCCACGACTGcgaagaccacagagaagacgtctgcaaaaccgacaactctgaatCCCACTGAGCCTACGACTCTAAAACCCACAGAGCCGACTTctgcaaaaccgacaactctgaaacctACTGAGCCAACGACAGagaagaccacagagaagacttctgcaaaaccgacaactctgaaacctACTGAGCCAACGACAGagaagaccacagagaagacgtcTGCGACaccgacaactctgaaaccaACTGATCCCACAACTGTGAGGCCTACAGAGAAGACTTctgcaaaaccgacaactctgaaacccactgagcCCACGACTGtgaagaccacagagaagactTCTGCCAAACCAACAACTCTAAAACCTACTGAGCCAACGTCCGTAAAACCCACTGAGAAATCAACTGAtaaaccgacaactctgaaacccacTAAGCGAACGACTCTGAAGCCCACCGAGGGAACGACAGTCAAGCCATCAACATCGGAGAAGGCAATCACTGTGACTATTACCACCACAGCTTCTCTTCCTCCTTTTAATATCTTTGATGTGATAACTGGATCAACACTTACAACTGCGGCCGATGTTTTCTAGAACGCTCCAAACACTTCTAGCATTTAGCTTGCCTAAATcctaatcaatttaaatttgtattcttaTACACACTCAATTTTAGtgcgaataaaaataattcatttttttcaaacaattttttaagtaaatgatTTCTTAacactattaaaaaaatgtattctttGTAACTTATTCCAGGTGGCTACGAGTATTACTTCCTTAGCTTGCAGATTGCTTCGCTTCACAGGGGTATATTGTTGTCCAGCGTGTTGTCGTCCTCGGCGCTCTCCTCGCTCTCAACGTCGTTTGCGGGGTCACGCCAGTCGCACAGACCGGGGAACTTCTCGCTGATCCGGTGCTGGGGGCACTTGGAACCTGCCGGACCCGACTGGTAAATGGGTTCGTTGAATATGTTGTTGTAGTCGTAGTTGCAGGTCAGCATGAACTGGAAACGATTGGAGTTGGGCTCCAAGAAGCGGACACCAGCGCAGCCCACTCGGTTCACTCGATCCGAGACCAAGAGGGTGAAGTGGCCAATCTTCCTGCTGTATgataaatatattcgtattaaaatatatttcacctAGACAACTTTGTCAACGAATCTTTTGAGAATCTTAAGAACATCTTGGAGCAGGGAAAATATTACGTACTACTACTTATATGACAAGTGCTTGAAAAAGCTGTTCTATTAGTAAATGACAAAAACTTTAATCAGAATAATAGTTATAAAATACGTTTTTCCAGACACTCGTGCTTATCTGATTGTGATCGACTTACCCCTGCGGATGTGGGCGATAGCTATCTATGAAGGTCTGATTGGCATCCTGGTACTCGCGGAACCAGTTGATCACAAAGGACTTCATGCGCCGCGAATGCGACTTGAACTCGCGTCCGATCCAAAAGTAACCGATATTCTGACCGCTGAACTTGAAGCGCGGCGTATTGCGGCACTTGTCGTGGGCGAACTGGCAGCGTTTGGCATGCAGGGCGGCCATTTGCTCTAGCTCGTTGTCCCAGCGCAGGAGCGGCATGCGGGCGGCACTGTGATAGCCCTCCAGTTCTCCGCTGGCTATCTTTGACCTGGCCAAATTGTGCATGTCCAGCAGCAGTTGGCGGCGCCGTTCGCTCATCTCCAGGAGTTTGGGCTCCGGTCCGCAGGCGGGGGAGAAGCTGCCATCGTTGCCGCAAGCGGTATGCGGCACACTGACCACATGCGTTCCATTGTACAGCTCACACAATTCCGGCACACAATAGCCGGCTGTGGGGTGTGGTGCCGCTCTGGGCAGTAGAGTCCTCGAGGGCGGTGGCGCCTTGGTGGGTGGCGGTGGCTTGGTTGGCGGTGGAGCTCTAGTAGGCGGTGGAGCTTTAGTAGTTGGTGGAGCTCTGGTGGGTGGTGGAGCCCTGGTGGTCACAGCTCCCGCAAAACCTCCTTGACAATCCAAAATCAGAAGGAGCACTGCAGGCGCCCAGAGAACGGCGGCCACGCTGCACTTGCTCAACAATCTCGGCATCTCAACGGTCAACACGCTACTGATCGGAGGTCGAGCAGCACTTTGGGTTTATGAATGGATCTCTGGCAAAACCATCGGCCGGCTTGGCTGGCGTCGCTGCTTTTCCCACATCTTGGGGTTGGGCAGCGCTGCGGGGTCCCACAACTGGTTCTCATTAGAAAGAAATTAGCCATGGGAATTAGTGGAGCTTTAACTTGAGGACATCGGATCGGGCCATTCCTAAAATATTATCTTAATCATAATTTTAATGGTCTTCTGTGTGATTAGGTGAAAATTAGCTGTTGATGCTGGTTATTAATAGAAGAGAACCTTTAAACTTTATAACATGTGTGTGATACATTGCAGATCGGGGATTTTTGTCTGAGTAGCATCCTAAATTAAGTGGCTTTactagtattttaaaaatataaaatcaattgtAACCAGGCTTTATTACTTGATATACGCATtaacaaagtaaaatataataagaactaaaactttaattgacgatgattttactattttataaaatcagaATATATTTCTAAAACTTCACTATTAGTCGATTAAGATTGATCTGAATGGgttgatttattaataataagttCTAAAGTTGTGTCTGGTAAgtttaatgtattttgtaGTGACTTACGTGAGTATATTTCCTAATCCAGCTTCCGTAATTGCACCGCACACGATGCACCACTAGATCACTCCtacatatttcatatttcacCCCTACAGCACCCCCATATCTGAACCGATTCGAGGCGATCATCCGTGGTGAACCGGTTTGGCGTCGGCTCATCGCTCCGGGCGTCGATGGCGGGGGCAAGTCTGTCTATAGGTCTGGGTCTGGCCCCCGTGTAAGTGGTATAATCAGTTACCGCCGGCAAGTGTGGGAAAAATGCTCGCTTCAAGGCAATTGCCGATAAGTAGCCGAGTCGGGGAATTATAATTGACTTTCCGCCAAGCTTTACAAAACTACTAACCCGGCCAAGAGCCGTTAGCACAACACAAACAAGTGTCGTaaagccaaaaaaataaaaaatatatagtaaaacaacacaaaaaatgtaaagaacgcagcaaaaatacagaaattaAAGAAACGTCGACAGAAACGTGCCTCACACCTAATCGGcgttaattaaaataacaatgcTTCGACAGCCGAAGCTTCGCACtaaaaaaaccaacaaagGCAAAATGCGAAATATGCAAAACGCCAATAatacaagaaaaataaaacaacttaTGGTTATGACTCTGGGCGTTGTGACGTCGAATGGCCATCCcggcaaaagcaaaaaagaaTGGTTCGAGGCGTTTATTGATTCTGGATCTGAGTCTGGGTCAATTCTATTTTTGCATTGACATATTATACCCATACTCGACAGCCAGTTCTATGTCGTATTCATGTTCTCTCAGTTTTTTAGGTaagatttcttttatttacatgGTAAAAACTGGAGTTACTTGAGGGCAGATCTTTACccgt containing:
- the LOC108023924 gene encoding antigen 5 like allergen Cul n 1, encoding MPRLLSKCSVAAVLWAPAVLLLILDCQGGFAGAVTTRAPPPTRAPPTTKAPPPTRAPPPTKPPPPTKAPPPSRTLLPRAAPHPTAGYCVPELCELYNGTHVVSVPHTACGNDGSFSPACGPEPKLLEMSERRRQLLLDMHNLARSKIASGELEGYHSAARMPLLRWDNELEQMAALHAKRCQFAHDKCRNTPRFKFSGQNIGYFWIGREFKSHSRRMKSFVINWFREYQDANQTFIDSYRPHPQGRKIGHFTLLVSDRVNRVGCAGVRFLEPNSNRFQFMLTCNYDYNNIFNEPIYQSGPAGSKCPQHRISEKFPGLCDWRDPANDVESEESAEDDNTLDNNIPL